TCGAGTCGATCTTCCAGGCGAGGCCATTTTCGAAATTGGTGAGATCATCCCAGCCCCGCAAGGACTTGGCCATGTTTGGCTGGAAATAATAACGGACAACGTCATAAATGCTGACTAGAAAGATTCGGGTCCATGCCCAGAATTTTCTTGTGCCAAGCCACTTTCTGACGAGTTTGTGAAATTTTGTTGGCAAGCTAACGAAAAGAACAACTCTTGAATTGTTAGGGCTAATTGTAGGCAAATTCGGGGCATTTTGGAGGCTGTTGACGCTCTTCGAGCGGCATTGTGTAGGGTTCTTCTCACCCCAAAACCCGCGCGAAAGGACAGCACTATTAATGAGGCCCGGAACATGCTCGAAGACGTCAATAACATGATCCAGATTCAAGTCATCAACATCGCGCTGTGCAAAGTTCTTAGTACGTGAGTTGTCAATAAGCTCGGAGGATCCAGTGAATAGACTTTGTTTGCCCAATTTATTCCTCAAAACTAATTTTTTATGCGTATCAATAGCAGTGGTCTGATTTCCGGCACTATCTGTCGGGCAAAATTCAGGTCTGCACGCCACTCACGCTCTTCAATATCACATCGGGAGAGGCGATACTGCCGGACTTCTGAAAGTCCAATACGTTCAATCGCCTTTCGTCGTGACTCGAAATAATAAGCACCTCTTTCTTCTTCCCTTGCCAAAGCGGCAGAGTGCTCATGTCTCAACGTTTCAAAGAATTCACGTCCTGCCTGCTCGCCTGTCGCCATCATCCGCTCAAAAACCGTGAGACTTTCCTCTTGGCTGACGGCCTCATGAATAACAGGATCTGTTGTTTGAAGAACGTCCCATATATGACGGGCCGTTGGGAGGAAGAGCTTATCATCGTCGGTGAGAAAGACGCTCACGAAAGCTCTCCGTAGCATTGGAATGCGCAGGGTTTGGCATCGCTGGCTCATTCCGGCCTGCAATCGAATTTCAAACAAGCCCCAAGTGCCCGTGACTGAAGCAGGCAGGTTCTCAAGAGAAACAACCGGAATTGGTTGGCCGGCTGCAATCTGAGGTAGCGATAGCGCCAGGCCTCTTACACGGCTGTTTTCAAGGTTCAGCAACGTCGCATCGCTCAACCTTTCCAAATCCCGTGAAGTAAAAACAGATTTTCTGGATTTCTGACCATCCGGCCACGTCAGATCCCACCATGAACGCTTCCGTAGGGCTGAGCCACCATGAGACGTCATGTAGCTCACGGTCATCCGCTCCACCCAGTGCGGTAACGGATGCGACCGGAGGCGCTCGGCAGCATGGGCATCAGGTTCATCCGAAATGCCATAAATCGCGGATAATTCCTTTACGTTCCTGATTTCATCACGAAGCCGCGTTACGGTTTGGTCAACGGTGATCTCAACATCCTCGTCTTCGAGTATCGCTGACGCAAACATGTCCTCGAAAAGTGCTCCTGCCTGGGCGGAATCAAGGACATCTGCCGTCTTGTCGATCCCGAATTCCTCCAAAATGATTGAAAGTTTCCTTTCCAGCACTTCCCGGACACGGAATTCAACAGAATCCTCGAAGACAAAATTTACAGCACGCACGATTTTCGGCTGGCCAATGCGGTCAACTCGGCCGATGCGCTGCTCAAGTCGCATGGGATTCCAGGGGATGTCGTAATTTATGACCACATGGCTGAACTGAAGATTCAGGCCCTCACCACCGGCATCAGTGGACACAAGCACCCTCGCAGAACCTCGGAATTCTTCCTGGACATCCTTGCGCTCCTCCATGTCCATTGAACCATTCAGGATGGCCACGGAAATCCCCCTGGCGACGAGAAATTCCCTGAGCATCTCCTGAGTTGGGACAAACTCGGTGAATATCAATACTTTCAGGTCGGGTTCATTTTCCTCGGCCTGCAACTTGTAAATGAGCTCAATAAGCTCTTCGGCCTTGGCGTCGGGACCGGATTGTTCACAGGCTTTGGCGGCCTCCAGCAATGTTTCAACTTCTGCGCTTTCGTTTTCCAAGGCGGACACTTTCATCAGTAGAAGAGCATCAAGCAGTTCTTGACCATCAAGATCATAGATCTCGTCGAAATCCTCCATCATCTCGCCGCCGACTTCGATATCTTCAAGAAGCTGAGATGCCTGCATTTTCTCATGCTTGAGAACAGCCAAACGCCTTTCCAGCGTGGTCCTGATTGCCTTGGTGCTTGAGACCATCAAGCGCTGCATAAGAATCATCAAAAAACCAAAATGATGTTTCTTCTCTATCATCGCTCGGTTGTAGCCGATCCGAACGTAGTCAGTCACAGCCTCGTACAGGAGTTTTTGCAAGCGATGCCTGTCTTGCCAGCAAATCGGAACCATTTCTGTTCGACGGGGTTTAAAAAGAGGCTTCCCTTCTGCCGTGATCGCGTTTCGCTTTTCGGTTCGGATGACATAAGGTGCAACCCGTTCGCGTGAAACACTCTGCATGTCTGGAAAGGCTTTGGCATCAAGGAGGGTCATCAAGCGGTGAAAGGCATCTGTTTTGCCCTGGTGTGGCGTAGCCGAGAGGAGAAGCACATACGGAGCAGCCTCGGCCAATCCCCGCCCCAATTTATAACGGGCCACTTGGTCAGTGCTCCCACCAAGACGATGCGCCTCATCGACAATGATCAGATCCCACCCGGCTGTGATCAAATCTTCAAAGCGGCCACGATTGTATTCATCGATTTTCTCTTTTGACCACCCGGCCCTCTTATCAATGGGTTTGACTGAGTCCAGCGAGACAATAACCTGATCGAAAACCTGCCATGGGTTTCCAGAACTGGATTCGAGTTTTTCCAATTTGTCTGTGGCGGCCCAATACCCAGAGTGATCACCGGAAGACATTCGCTTCAAGGACTGCAAATCTTCACCCAAAACGAGATGAAACCTCTCATTAAAATGGGTTTGCATCTCAGCCACCCACTGCGTGGCAATACCTTTGGGAGAAACGACTAAGGTGCGGCGAACCAGGCCGCGCAGCTTAAGTTCGCGCATGACCAGACCGGCCTCAATGGTCTTACCGAGACCCACCTCATCGGCCAGCAGGTAGCGGACACGATCGTCGGAGATAGCACGGGACAAGGCGTGGATCTGGTGCGGCAGCGGAATGACGTTGGACTCCATGGGAGCAAGTAATACATGGCCGTCGGTGGCGCTGGTGGAGCCTTCGAGCACCTCAGCGACTTTGGCGGCAGCAGCCACATAGGCAATGCGTCCGGCCTCAATTTCCGGGTGTAACTGGACGTCCAGGGGGCGCAAGGAGGAGAGAGGCACACGCACTACTGCATCCTGATTCGGCAGCCAGACACGGCACACCGTCTGTCCCCACAAGCTCTGTTCTTCGATGACCTTGCAGGAGCTGTTATGAACGGTGCTGTATCGCCAAGTGGACTGAGCCATGAGTTCTTCTACGTCCTTGTGTTTATGAAAGATCCAATCGAACCGAGAAGCCCAACAGATTGGAATACCCCAAAATTCCTATGCGCATCCTCAGTGTAGTAATTCAAGCTGGTTGCTGGAAGATTGGTATGATTGAACTGGTTAATTGCATCAAGGAGCGCGTTTTTAATGAATGGTATATGGATAGCCTTTGCGGTTTGGTTTGATATTCTAGTGCTAAGGGCATTTGGCCAATATGAGGATAGCTGCTCGGGGGTCGCAATAATCCTGTAATCAACATAAGTGACGATTAATGGTAGATTGCATCGATCTACCGCATGCTCAATTTCGTATGTGAGCATGCTGCCGGACTTCCTTGTGTCACTGCTGAGAATGACTACGACATTTTTTGAGTTTGCAAGTCGCTCCCTGATTCTTGACTCAAGCGTGGTCCGGAGGCTGGTATCCCTTACCGCGCATGTCTTGTCGTGACTATCAACATACTTGAAGTCGATGTTTTTATGAGACGCCCAAGCCTGCATGGTGGCGTAATACTTGAAATCCGATAACGTAGGATTCGTTTGACCCAGCCCATCGAAGGCTATGTATGTCCCGCTTCTGTATGCCATATTTCAGCTCCAGTTCTTTTGTAGCGAAACCAAATTGATCTCAGATGTTTTTTCTTTCGGAATTACAATTCTGATCTCGCTGGTCACCTTATTTGTTTTTGTCTCTTCAAAAATTGCAGTTAGAATCAGATCAACCAAAATATTATTCTTGATTCCCACCCGGGAAAGACCGGAACCCATCAATGGGATCGAAAGAGGTTCGTTTCCGCAAACAGACCGAGCCTTCTGCAAAAGCCCACGAACCGCCTGATGCAAATCTGATGAGTTGGCTTTAGTCTCTTGATTTGAAATGTCAGTACGAGAGAGCGCTACGCACAGGAACCTATTGCCATCCTTCTTAACTGCGGCAGTTGTTCCAATCGCATAACGGCTTTGTTTGCCCCCGTTTCGTTTTTCTGAAGAGCATGTTGCGCCCGTCAACTGCTCATCTACCTGAAAATTCCAATCGTCTGTATTTCCAGCCCAATACTTTTCCAACAGAATGCCATGGAGGCTTTTTGAGGAAACAAAATAATCATCAACGATAGAATCGAAGAAGTCATTAACTGCAATTGCTCGCCATCCGTCTTCGTGAAAAATATCGCCGAACTTAATAACTATGCGAGTATCAAAACCGTTACTCTTGATCTCAATGCTTTGCTTTAAAAACCCCGAAAACCAAAGGCCATCGACCACTAACCAGACAATTCCAAACGCTGCAGACCACCCAAAGAGCTGCCAATACGTCAGGTCGATGCTCTTGCCGGTCAGCCCGATAATTGGTTCAATGACCAGCCAAAACAGCCCCAGCGTTGCGAATACCGAACGCGGGTAATAACAGAGCGCAGCTTTGATGGTTGTTACCAACATCCTATTTGTCTTTCGCTCCTGTTAATTCTCGCCGATAGATATGCGTTATCACTTTCTATTTCACAGCCATGGCACATTTTGAACCTCACCAACCCATCGCTGTTTCAGCCTGTTTCCATAAGTGCCTGTGTATCCACATACTGCAAGTAGCCCCATCTCCAAATACCACAAACCCAAATTCCAAGCTTCGTAGTATGCACTACTAAGCTGTCCACGTTTTTTATGCTCAGGATGTACCAAAGAATTTCTGATTTCTGTTAACGCGTGAGGTGCATCCAGCCACTTCATCTTTTGGTTACTGGCAAGCGATTGGAGTTCCGATGTCTCGGGTGGGATATCGAGAGGGATATTCAAGGATGAGAACAGTAAACGAAACTTGTCAGATGCCCAAAGGTTCTTAAACCCATCAACTGTAACAAGCCGTTTTTCTTTGACTGCAAATTGATAAGATAGTCGCTCGATCGCAGCTTGTGTCAGTATTATTCCCGCATCAATGCCTCGGGATGAAAAATTTGCATTCAAATACCAGTATATAATCTCATGCAGTGCCTCACGCCAGTCATCTAACAACCACATTTTCATGAAGCCTGGAAAAAATGATGATAATTGCGAGCTGTTATGCGGATCGAACCAGCGAAAAGGGGTCTGCCAAGCTTCCCGAGGCGAAGACCATGATTCCCAAACACGATTCCCTGGAGCATCATATCCCACTGCACAAACCGGTTCACACCAACCGCCTTTTGCAAATGAGAGCGCAAAACGAAGAGCATAGAGGCATTCATCCAAATCTTTTCCAGTGAATGGAGATCCGTCGGGTCTTTGAATGCCACCAATATGTGTTAACCTGAACCCGCCTTCTTCCTTTAAAACTTCTATATTTTGACGTGTTACATCGAGCGATTTTATTTCAATTTTCCATTCGTCATTTCCCAGATCGACATGTTCAATTCCAGCAACCGCTGTGGCGTTTTGCTCGGTTGATCGTCGGGTTCCCGACAATTCAACAAAATTAAACAAATGGAAAACGGCTCTTGATATCGTTGTCGTTTCGTCTCCACTGCCAATTATTGGCTCTGACTTGGGACACCACTTTATATTGAACTCTCCGGTTTCAGCGCTACCGCCCCCTCCTATGCGAAAGCCTTCAACAATTTTTCCATCTATAGAGAAGGAGACGCCCGCATTCTGTCCAAAATGTGCATCCATGACATCTGTAATGGAAATATTCTGAAAATAGCCGTATAAATGAATATTAGCTCTCGGAAGTAAATCCAATCTCACTTCACTTGTGCCAGTATATGAATTGCTGTTTATGCTTATCTCAGCCGAGACCTGCTTGAGTAAGATACTGGCTCCGTCTGAGCCAAAATCATATGCCGGCGCCAGTTGATTGATACCACCGCTCACTATTCGCCTCCCATTCTCGTTGCTGCCTGTTCATACCACATGAGCAACTTAGGATCTGCTTCCAAGACTCTACTGGGAATCTTATCGGCCACGGCGACGATGACGGCGTAGTCGCGTTCCTGCCAGGCTTTCTTGAATCCGGCGCGAATAACCTCCAAACGATATGTCTTAAGATCACCCTTGACCGTTTTATATTTATTAAATTCTTTGAGAAGAGCATCTTCACTTACATTTTTCTGGTTCGAAAGAGTTTTTGAAGGCTCAGATTGCTTCCTTGGTTTTAATATGCTTTGACTCATTGCTTCGATAAGTCCGCCTGCTTTCATAACGCATTCGAGGCTAATTTTGGGTACAAATTCTTGTTTTACCACATATCCAGACAGATACTGCTCAGAAGGAGAATCTATACCTGCTCTAGAGCAAACCAAATAAGCGACTGATTCAGCCTCGAATTCTCTTACCGTATGACTTAGTCCACGCCGGTTTGGCCACCACTTTTCATTCGGTGTGCCTAGATGACCACAGTAGAGATGTGCTAGTTCATGAACGACTGTAGCGTACTTTGCCTCTCTACTCAGTTTCTCGTTGATTAAGATTT
This is a stretch of genomic DNA from Spartobacteria bacterium. It encodes these proteins:
- a CDS encoding helicase translates to MAQSTWRYSTVHNSSCKVIEEQSLWGQTVCRVWLPNQDAVVRVPLSSLRPLDVQLHPEIEAGRIAYVAAAAKVAEVLEGSTSATDGHVLLAPMESNVIPLPHQIHALSRAISDDRVRYLLADEVGLGKTIEAGLVMRELKLRGLVRRTLVVSPKGIATQWVAEMQTHFNERFHLVLGEDLQSLKRMSSGDHSGYWAATDKLEKLESSSGNPWQVFDQVIVSLDSVKPIDKRAGWSKEKIDEYNRGRFEDLITAGWDLIIVDEAHRLGGSTDQVARYKLGRGLAEAAPYVLLLSATPHQGKTDAFHRLMTLLDAKAFPDMQSVSRERVAPYVIRTEKRNAITAEGKPLFKPRRTEMVPICWQDRHRLQKLLYEAVTDYVRIGYNRAMIEKKHHFGFLMILMQRLMVSSTKAIRTTLERRLAVLKHEKMQASQLLEDIEVGGEMMEDFDEIYDLDGQELLDALLLMKVSALENESAEVETLLEAAKACEQSGPDAKAEELIELIYKLQAEENEPDLKVLIFTEFVPTQEMLREFLVARGISVAILNGSMDMEERKDVQEEFRGSARVLVSTDAGGEGLNLQFSHVVINYDIPWNPMRLEQRIGRVDRIGQPKIVRAVNFVFEDSVEFRVREVLERKLSIILEEFGIDKTADVLDSAQAGALFEDMFASAILEDEDVEITVDQTVTRLRDEIRNVKELSAIYGISDEPDAHAAERLRSHPLPHWVERMTVSYMTSHGGSALRKRSWWDLTWPDGQKSRKSVFTSRDLERLSDATLLNLENSRVRGLALSLPQIAAGQPIPVVSLENLPASVTGTWGLFEIRLQAGMSQRCQTLRIPMLRRAFVSVFLTDDDKLFLPTARHIWDVLQTTDPVIHEAVSQEESLTVFERMMATGEQAGREFFETLRHEHSAALAREEERGAYYFESRRKAIERIGLSEVRQYRLSRCDIEEREWRADLNFARQIVPEIRPLLLIRIKN